The sequence below is a genomic window from bacterium.
TTGCCCCTTCCGTCTTTCCAGCACCCACAATCGTATGGAGCTCATCGATAAATAGGATGATGCGTCCGTCTGAGCGTTTAATTTCTTGAAGAACGGCCTTCAATCGCTCTTCGAATTCTCCGCGATACTTTGCGCCTGCAATCAGGGCACCCATGTCTAGCGAGAATATCGTTCGGTCTTTTAATCCCTCTGGCACATCTCCTCTAACGATTCTTTGTGCTAAGCCCTCCACAATAGCGGTTTTCCCTACCCCAGGCTCACCGATGAGCACAGGGTTATTTTTTGTCTTTCGAGAGAGGATTCGAATTGTCCTACGAATTTCTGAGTCACGTCCGATGACAGGATCATTTTTTCCTAACCGTGCTTCGTCGACAAGATCTCGACAATATTTCGAGAGCGCTTCGTATGTATCCTCTGGGGTTGCACTTGTGACCCTCTGATTTCCGCGTATTGCGTTGAGTGCTTCCAATACTTTTTCGCGAGTGAGAAGACGTTCTGCAAACACCTTCTTCGTCCCCCCTGTAGCGAGCTCTAAAAGGGAGAGAAAGATGTGCTCTACTGATACATATTCATCTTTTAGTCCTTTCGCCTCTTTCTCCGCCTGAGCAAACACTTTTCCCAGCTCAGGGGTAAGATAAATCTTATCGGGTTCCACCCCAGGACCTGACACTGATGGCTTTTTTGCTAACACGTTTTCAAGCGCCATGGATAACTCAGATCGCTCAATATCAATCTTTTCAAGGAGCCTTGGCACCAATCCATCCGGTTGGCTGATGAGTGCTAACGAGAGATGCTCGCTATCAACTTGTTGGTGTCCTCGCGCTAGAGCCAGGCTTTGTGCGCTCGCTACCGCTTCCTGTGATTTCTGAGTGAGTTTGTTCATATCCATAGAGCACCTCGTTTCTTCTCATATAATCATCACAAGAAGCGTTTTCTACCCCTCGGGAAAGATTTCTATCTCATTGAATTCTTTACCATCTGAATTACTCATCCCGTGGATTAAACTGTGAGACGTTAGAGAGCTTCTCGAAAAGCTCTTTTTCCTCTTTTGTCAAATCTTTGGGAACTACGATCTTCGTAGATAGCAAGAGATCGCCGCGATTGCCTTTTGCATCGAAGTACCCCTTCCCCTTTACTCTGAGTTTCTGACCCGACTGAGAGCCAGCTGGAACTTTCAAGGTCACGGTTCCATCGATAGTTTTTATGGGGAGAGAAGTACCGAGAGCTGCTTCCCACGGTGTTATCTGAATATCAGATAGAAGATTTTTGTCTGAAACAACGAACCGAGAGTCCTCCGAGATAAACACTCGTATGAGAAGGTCTCCTGCTTCTCCACCTGAACTTCCTGGGGCACCTTGCTTTGCCAGCCGAATGACTTTTCCCGATTGGATACCTTTCGGAATCTTGATATTGAAGCTTTTTTTCTCTTTCTGGCGGCGACCATCCTGAGCTGTAGATATGAGATCGAAGGAGACTTTCTTCGTTCCAGCGGAAAAGGCTTCGGCGAGAGTTATGTGTATACTTGTTTCCAGGTTACTTCCACGAACGGCCCTTGCTTGTCCGAAGGGATCACGATAGGAAGTCCCACCGCTGCCTGCTTGTTGAAATCCGCCACTCCCAAAAATTGCTTCAAAAAAGTCGCTAAATCCACCCCCGCCTCCGAACGCTTGTCCTCTTGAGGTCTCACGCCCTCCACCGAACTGTCCGCCAAAGAGATCCTCCCAGTTTGGTGGAGGCCGAAACTCTTGTCCATTTTTCCAGTTTGCACCAAGTGCATCGTACTGACGTCGTTTCTGTTCATCTCCCAGCACTTCGTATGCTTCGTTGACCTGCTTAAATTTATCTTCAGCTCCTGGCTCTTTATTGACATCTGGATGGAAGAGCCTCGCCTGCTTTTTGAATGCTTTCTTTATATCTGCTTGAGAGGCATCCCGACTCACCTCCAAGGTCTCGTAGTAATCTTGGAATTTCACTGTTATCCCTTTTTATCTGGTATGGGGCTGAAAAAGCCTTTGTTGTTTGAATAACCATTGTCTGGGCTTTTTTCTAGCCAAAAAATCCATTGAGTTATAGAGCCCACCTCACTTTTTGAAGATATCGCTCATGAGAGCGATTAGCTTCCTGAGGCTCGTGGTGCTTGGATACCCGATGAGAATGGCTGTTTGCCTTGAAAAATTGAAGGGGTTTGATTCTCCACACGAATAACGGCATAGTTTCCGTTCGAATTTTGGCCATGTAGCTCAGCTGGTTAGAGCGCGGAACTCATAATTCCGAGGTCGGTGGTTCGAGTCCACCCATGGCTACTCTTAACTCTCTGCTCTTATTACACTTCTTGTTTCACATAATCCTGAAACAGAGTTGTAAGTCGCTTGCACACTTCCACTAACGAATAGAAGCACAA
It includes:
- a CDS encoding J domain-containing protein, encoding MKFQDYYETLEVSRDASQADIKKAFKKQARLFHPDVNKEPGAEDKFKQVNEAYEVLGDEQKRRQYDALGANWKNGQEFRPPPNWEDLFGGQFGGGRETSRGQAFGGGGGFSDFFEAIFGSGGFQQAGSGGTSYRDPFGQARAVRGSNLETSIHITLAEAFSAGTKKVSFDLISTAQDGRRQKEKKSFNIKIPKGIQSGKVIRLAKQGAPGSSGGEAGDLLIRVFISEDSRFVVSDKNLLSDIQITPWEAALGTSLPIKTIDGTVTLKVPAGSQSGQKLRVKGKGYFDAKGNRGDLLLSTKIVVPKDLTKEEKELFEKLSNVSQFNPRDE